In Heyndrickxia vini, the sequence ATAATTGCGAACAGAGACTTCCTCATTCGTATGAATCAGGTTACTCTTGGTTTAAACTTCACCTCTTTTCCTTAACTGTTATACAAAAAAGACGCACCAGCCAGTGCGTCTTTTCCCATTAATGAATATTTTTTTTCTTAAAATTGCCTCCTCGAACCTCGGCTATATCACCTACAGCGAGAAAAGCACGTTCATCAATTTCTTCTAAAATAGTATTTAACTTAGCTTCCTCTAAACGGTTTATAATACAAAAGATCACTTTCTTTTCGTCTTCTGTATATGCCCCTTGACCATTTAAATACGTAACACCCCGTCCTAATCGAGCAAGTATTGCTTCCCCTACTTCCTTATGTTTATCCGTAATAATCCAAATCGATTTAGATTCATCAAATCCTTTAACTACGGTATCTATTGTTTTTGTAGCTATTACATATGCAATAATCGAGTACATAGAACGATCCCATGAAAAAACAAACCCTGCTATACCGAGAATAAAAACGTTAATAATCATAATAATTTCGCCTACGGAAAAGGGTAATCTTTTATTAAATAAAATAGCAAGTATTTCCGTCCCATCTAATGCTCCACCATAACGAATAACAATTCCTACTCCTGCACCGACGACAATTCCGCCAAAGATTGTAGCTAAAAATATATTCTCAGTAAAAGCCGGTACCGGATGAAATAACGCTGTAAATATAGATAAGATGATAATCCCGAAAAGTGTGGAAATGGCAAAAGTTTTTCCAATTTGTTTTTTCCCAATAAAAAAGAATGGTAGGTTTAAGACGAAGATAAAAAGCCCGAGTGGTAAGGTGGTAATGTGAGAAAGCATAATCGATATACCTGTTATACCGCCATCAATGACACTGTTAGGAACTAAAAAGATTTCCAAGCCAACTGCCATTAATACTGCACCGATACAAATAGCAATTGCTCTTTTTAAAATTTTCAGTTTAGTCATTGGTTTATGTACTTGTTTTTGTTCAACTTGCTGATACTCCATGCATTTCGCTCCTTTTTATCATATATATAAATTATAGCAAAAGATTTGGTTGAAGGAAAAAGATTAGCTTAAAAAAGTTGCCATTTTAAGAGAATCATGTATAATGAAATTAATTAAACATTGAAAAGGTTTTCTAGGGTTCCGCGTTTTATGACGGTCTGGTCCGAGAGAAAGCCCACAGCTACTTGCTGTGTCACGGAAGGATAAAAGCCTGGGAGATGTATCTAATCTCTTTTGGCTTTTTTTATTTTGCCTTTTTTTATATTTTTCAATCATTTATAAAGGAGGATTTCAAATGAACGCACATTGGAGTAAAGTTTTCATCGGTGCTATTTTTGAAGTGGTTTGGGTAATGGGGTTGAAGCATGCCGATACTTTTTTAACATGGTCAGGAACGATAATTGCTATTATTTTAAGTTTTTATTTAATGATCATGGCAGGAAAACATCTGCCTGTAGGTACTGTTTACGCTGTTTTTGTTGGATTAGGAACAGCTGGAACGGTTATCTCTGAGATCATTTTTTTCCACGAAGCTTTTAAACTATCAAAGCTCCTTTTAATCGCTCTTTTACTTATTGGTGTAATTGGTTTAAAAATCTTTTCCAGTGATACAACACAAGACAGGGGGAATAGTTAATGGCGTGGATTTATTTAATTCTAGCCGGTATTTTTGAAATGTTCGGTGTAATGTTTATTAACAAATTGCATAAAGACCGAAACGTTTTCTCCTTTTTCTTACTCTTTATCGGTTTCGCGGGAAGTTTTCTTTTTTTATCACTTGCAATGCAAACTTTACCAATGGGTACTGCTTACGCCATATGGACAGGAATTGGTGCATCTGGCGGAGCCATTTTAGGGATGATTTTCTACGGCGAACAAAAAGATTGGAAAAGGATTGTCTGTATAACATTAGTTGTTAGTGCTGCAGTTGGGCTGAAGTTAGTTTCCTAAACCTGATTGTTTTTACACTCCTAAACCATTGAAAGAAGCTGACAGTTATGTCAGCTTCTTGTCTTTTTGTAATTGTTCAATCACTTTGTTTCGCTCCCCACCATCTGAAAGCTCCTCGGAAAATTCATGTTTCTCGTCTTCATTTAATGATTTGTTAGGAGTCAGATTATTATTTGGAGCTGCTTCCTCATTCCACTTTCCCATAACATCACCCTTTCTAGAATACAAGGGTTAGTATGTGTATTCAGCTTTTCATCATTCATTTAACTACTTTTTTCTTTGTCTTTTCGATTTCTTTCCTTAATTCCATCTGTAAATTCAACAAATTTATATAATAAATAAAAGGGCCAAATTAATATGAGGATGATCCTGAACCAAATGTTCTTATTTGATACGAAGAACATAATTATTACTCCAAATAATAAATAACAAAAGAGCTCAAGCACAATTATTCCCCTTTCCATTAATTTTTTTCCCTCTCGTTCCTACATTTTATCCAATCATAACTTGTCCCGTTCGCCTTTTGGATTAATTATAAAAAAAAGTGTATACATAATTACGACTGTATACGAACTCGATGAAAATAGAGTCTGCATACAGTCTTTTCTATTAAAAATATAATCATTGTATAATTTCTGTTTTCCTAAAGGTATCGATGATTATTGCAGATGCTTCTGCCATATTATAGCTTTTCATCCCGTAGTTTCTTTTCATGCGTGAGAAGTGAGTAAGTATTTTTGAAAGAAATTGTAGGTTTTCTTCCAGGTTCACCCCAAAATTATGTGGATGCCACCATAAATGATACATTTTATTTTGTTTGGCGGCTTTTGTTATGCTGTTATTTATCCTTTTTAAACGCAACTTTTCTAACATTTTAAGTTTCGGGTTATAAGGACGGAGAAATCTGCTAGATGGAAGATTAACGATTGGTTCGGTATCCAAGGTGTCGAGGGAATAAATATGATGTCCGGTTATATTTACATACGAATCTACCAATCTAAGAATACGTTTATACGTATATTGGGATTCGATGAAAGGGCTAGCGTTATAGATAGGAAAAACTTCATTTCCTCGATACGACGTTAGTCCATTTTCACGGCAAATCGTTAAATAATCTTGATTCACTTGATTACGTGGAAAGGCAATCGATTTTATGTTTATTTTCTTTTCATTCCCAATTTCTATCGCCTTCTTTACATCGGCAGCAAATTCTCCGGCGGTTTGACCTGCCTCCAAACAATAGTAATGCGAAAAGGTATGGGTGCCAATTTCTTGATGAGGCACCAGTAATATTTGCTCGATTAAGGAATGCGCATAATGAAATGGGTCTTCTTTCTCTGACTCACCTATTTTATTGATTAAACGATATCCCGAAAATGTTGAATTTTCGTAGTTTGGTTTCAACAATGGCTGGCTACTCAATAATTGTGATTTGGTTTCAAAGAATAGTTTTCCAACTGTGGCCCAAGTTGCGTGAATTTCATGCTCCTGAAAAAGTTTAAGCATTTCCGGAACAGCTTGGCGTACTCCGAGCAGATTATCCTGATATTGCTCAAGGCTCATTACATCCTGAACACCCCAATATAGTTCAAAATCAAGTGAGATAATCAATGTTCCGTGGTCTATCAATGTTTTACACCCCTGCTTTTCTTTGACATATTCCATTGACGAACATGTAGTACCAAGTTCCCCAAGAATGTATATGATAGATAACCGGAATATTCGGTGATAATTTTCCCGCCAAATTCAAGCTTAAAATTCCGGATGTTGATATCATTTGTTAAACCACCTGAATCATAGATTTGGTAGCCTTTACTTTTGAAGTAGAGCATATCTTCCCATTGGAGCATTCGATGAGCTTTGCTAGTTAATCTCTTAAAATTAGAGTCATTTGTTAGCCTATAATGGGAAGCCGAATAAAAAGGCATCGATCTTTTTCCATTGACTACATATACACGATAACATAATGGTTGTTGATCGATATTTTCTATTTTCGTTATAATTAATGCATTTTGATCCCTTAAAAGTTTTAGCGTTTCTACATGAAAAGGAGTGCAGCAATAGGTATTTTTTAATTTGGCAAATTGATTGTAAAAATCCCGAAACTGCAGGATTTCTTCATTAGATGGATTAACTAAAATAAACTTTTTAAGATTGGGGTCTTTTTGGGCTTGCTTAATTTGCTTTCTTGTTGACTTAGAAATATCCATGAATAGCTCTTCAACATCCTTTGTTAAATCCTTCTGCAATGTCTCAATTGGTATTAATCCATTCATAGGGATGGTTGAATGGGTTATTCCAACAACATCGATAGAAGGATCAAATGGAAAGCTTTCCTCAGGAAAATAGATTTGTGTAATAGTAATCCCCCATATTTTTCTGGATACAGATAGCACGATAGTCACTCCTTTTCATTTAGAAATTTCGTCTGCTGATGAATCTGAAGCCAAAAATTACTTTTTTCGTAATTTGATAAACCCTAATAAACCCTTGGTCATGAAAAGACGTTTTATCTTTACAATGGTTCGGGATAGCCACGTAAATAGACAGTAATTTATTATTTTTCTCAAACAGTGTGGAAGCAACATCTCCATCAAATGATTGCCAGTCGTATATGTAAGCAGAATGACTTGGAAGTTGTTCAGCAACATCTACTACGTCTATTTGAAGTACCTTTTCATTAACCCAAAAATAATTAGTTATCATTCCATCCTGAATCAAGCAATAGCACTGTTGCTTTTGATATAACCTTTTGATGATTTCTTCTACATTCCCTTTAAAAATAGATGAATGTTGAATTAATTCTTTTAAGGTTATTAGTTGGAATTTTTTCGAAACAGTTTTTTTTTCAAACAATCTACGATCGATTCGATAAATCTCCACCATATTTTTTTGAAACAGAAACCCTCCTATTGTTTTTATTGTTTTCTTAAAATAGGAGGGATTTAGATCATGTAAAAAATTTAATAACTTTCCAAGTGTATTCCTCTTAAAATGGACTAAGCTTTTATTTTTCTTTAAAAACTGAATCAGTTTATCTCTCATAGAAACATGCCAATAGCCAAACCGCGAAAGCCAGCCTTTACATGGTAATATTACTTTGCTAACTCTATCGGTGTTAGTATTCCAGTCTAATTTATATGGTTCAAAACCGATACTTAGATCAAAATTTTGAACCTGATTCCTATAACGGTTTTTTATCGTTTCTTTTAATAGCATTCTCCCGGGGCTAAACACCCCAAAATCATCATCGTGGGCTAAAATATATAATACATATCGATTTCTGCAAACAAATCCATAAAAAAAGGCAACCAGACGGTTTTCAATAAAGAGCCCATCAATTTTTGTTTCAATTACTTTGTTATTTAAAAATGCAATGTTTTTATAAAAATCGTGCGTATGACCTTTTGAAAAACCGCTCGTATCGATCTTCGATTTCCAGCGCTTTTCATGAAGCCGAAACATCGTTTCTAACTGGGTTTTATCCAAAGGATGAAAGGCTACATTTCCCAGCTTTTTCATTCGTTTTTCTTTTCTGTCCCCTCCATGCTTTTTCATTTTTTTCTTAATAAAGTCATCAAAATTCTCCATTTGCAAATCAATAAAAGGGGCAATGATTTGAGATTTATGAACTGGAATATCATTATCAGTACAGTAATGAATAAATGCATTAGCCGTCCCTTTACTATCAAGAAGTCCATGTAGGATAACTACCTTTCTTCTTTCATTAATTAATTCATTCATAACTGTACGAATGGCTATCTCCTTCCACTTTTCCACTGCCACAATATCCATATAATTTGCTTGGCCGTAACCGGCAAAGTGGATATAATTATAAAATCTTGTTCTTTTTTTTATAAAGGGAAAGATAGCAATCACTTCATCCTCATGTTCGACTAGATAAATATAGGGTTCAAAGGAATCTTGGAAATAACAAAGCCATTGACGGATCCATTCGAATTCGATAAAGGGGTTATTGTTTTGGCACATTGACAAAATGTCATTCCAAACTTCTCGATATGTCATTAACTGTTGTAAACTGGTAATCTTCTTAATATTCATTTATAGCCCACCTAAGGTTAAAAGTAATCCAGTCGCTCTTGTAACTAATACTTTCAACTTTCCTTCCCCCTATAAAAAAATCTTAGGTTTTATATTTTGGATACCACTTGTTGATAAAACGTAAGAGTATCATCTACCATCCTTTCTATTGTAAAATTTTCTATATAAATCATCCTGCCCGATTGTCCAAACTGTTTTCTAAGCATTGGCTGATCAATTAATTGCGTAATTTTTTCAAGCAAACCTTCCTTATCTCCTTTTTCGATAAGAAAACCTGACTTTCCATTTTGAACCAATTCACTTACTCCTCCAACATTACTTGCAATAACAGGAAGTCCTGATCGCATTGCTTCAATAATGCTTAACGGTAAGCCCTCCCATTTTGATAGTAAAATAAAGATTTGTGAATTTGCTAAAATTTCAGGGACATCATCCCTTTTACCTAAAAAAGTTACTCGTTCTGATAATCCCCGTTTATCCACCTCTAATTCTATATCTCTCTTTAATGGTCCTTCTCCAACAAAATGAATTTTCCACTCTTTGGTTTTTAATTTACTTAAAACCTCCACTAGTGTTTGATAGTCCTTTGGCTCCGCAAATCTAGCAACCATAATCATGTTGACAGGATTGATGTGTGGGGCTGCCAGTTTCCGTCTTTCAATATCGGGGACGCCGTTTTGGATAACCCTAATTTTCTTTTCTGCAATCACTTTATTATTAATAGCAAGTTGCCGATCATAATGAGAAACTGAAACGATACCAGTTGAAATAAACCCTGCGAATTTTTCTAAAATGGAATATATCCATCTCTTCTTGCGGGATACACCTTCCGTAAATGCCCAGCCATGAGCTGTAAGAACGGTTGGTATTCCAAGCGACCAGCCTGCAACCCGCCCAATTAATCCAGCCTTTGATGAGTGTAGTGCCAATAAATCTGGCTTCATTGCTTTTAAAGCTCGCCTTAGTTCAATTAATGCCTTCATATCATAAATCAAATGAATTTCTCTTATAAGGTGTTTCACCCTTGTATGCGTAATTTCCTGTTGTTGTAATTCTGGAAAGGCCGTTTCTGCACTTCCAGAAAATAATATGACGTCATGACCAATATGTTTAAGCCTTATCGCAAGATCCCTTACATGAATTTGTGCGCCACCCGGTTCATCCATTCTTGTAATAAGTTGAACGATTTTCAAAGTTTCACCGTCCTTTTATTTTAATGGGTTCTGGCATCCCTTCATTTATTTCCTCTTCCGCGCACCAAGCCAAGGCTAAAAGCAGCCAAAAGTGCCTCCAATGCAATGTATCAATAAACAAACTATTAAAGATTAAACCCACTAATGAAGCAAAAATAATCGAATATAGTCCCCTCACTTGGTAAGAGGAGCGTAAAGTGCGTTTTAACGCTTGTAACATACTTAGAATGAAAAAGACAAAAAAGGATAGAAAGCCGATAAGTCCATTTTCTGCAAATAAGCGTGCATAAAGGCTATGGGTGGACATCTCAAGATTCTCGTCACTTTGGCCAGGACCCATTCCGATTAAATTGGAAAAACCCGCTTCAAACGCTGCCTTTTGAGTGGAAAAACGCTCCGTATCATAGTTTTGCATGCCTAATCGTTCATTAAGTAAGTTTGCAATTAATGGTGTATTTCCTAAATAGAAAAGGAGAAAAGTTCCAGCAATTAAGCATAATAATAGTGTGATTACTCTTTTTTTTATAGGAATATTGCTAATGAAAAGAAAATAGCAGGCTGATGCCAAAACACAATTTCCCCATGCTGCTCTGGAAAAACTGAGAAAAATACCTATTAAAAAAAAGACAAAGAGACCAAAATTGAACTGCACCCCAATTGTTAGACACAACTAACAATTGGAGGTGCAGTTTTTCTATGTCTAAATATTCGTTTGAATTAAAATTAAGGGCAGTATTAGATTATTTAGAGGGCAAAGATTCCTTTCAAATAGTCGCTAGCCGTTTTAATGTCAGCCTGACTCCTTTAAAGAATTGGGTGGCACATTATAGAAAAAATGGTGAAGCTGGTTTAATTTCCAACTATACAAATTATGATATTCAATTTAAAATGGACGTACTAAATTATATGAGTGAATTTGGAGCGTCCTTAACACAAGCTGCGGCTGTTTATAATATTTCTTCCCCTTCTACGATTCTTCAATGGCAGAGGCAGGTTGAAAGATTAGGTGTGGACGCTCTATTACCAAAGAAAAAGGGGCGTCCATCCATGAAAAAGGAAATTAAGAAATCAGTTCCTGTAGAGGGTTCATATGAAGCATTACAAGCTGAAAATGAGCGTTTACGCATGGAGATTGCCTATTTAAAAAAGTTACGAGCCTTAATTCAAGAAAAAGAAAAATCACCGAACAAGACAAAGCGCAAATAATATATGAGTTAAGGCACGAATTTAAGGTGATTGAGTTAGTAAAGATCGCTGGAATTCCACGT encodes:
- a CDS encoding DMT family transporter — protein: MAWIYLILAGIFEMFGVMFINKLHKDRNVFSFFLLFIGFAGSFLFLSLAMQTLPMGTAYAIWTGIGASGGAILGMIFYGEQKDWKRIVCITLVVSAAVGLKLVS
- a CDS encoding GNAT family N-acetyltransferase, which codes for MNIKKITSLQQLMTYREVWNDILSMCQNNNPFIEFEWIRQWLCYFQDSFEPYIYLVEHEDEVIAIFPFIKKRTRFYNYIHFAGYGQANYMDIVAVEKWKEIAIRTVMNELINERRKVVILHGLLDSKGTANAFIHYCTDNDIPVHKSQIIAPFIDLQMENFDDFIKKKMKKHGGDRKEKRMKKLGNVAFHPLDKTQLETMFRLHEKRWKSKIDTSGFSKGHTHDFYKNIAFLNNKVIETKIDGLFIENRLVAFFYGFVCRNRYVLYILAHDDDFGVFSPGRMLLKETIKNRYRNQVQNFDLSIGFEPYKLDWNTNTDRVSKVILPCKGWLSRFGYWHVSMRDKLIQFLKKNKSLVHFKRNTLGKLLNFLHDLNPSYFKKTIKTIGGFLFQKNMVEIYRIDRRLFEKKTVSKKFQLITLKELIQHSSIFKGNVEEIIKRLYQKQQCYCLIQDGMITNYFWVNEKVLQIDVVDVAEQLPSHSAYIYDWQSFDGDVASTLFEKNNKLLSIYVAIPNHCKDKTSFHDQGFIRVYQITKKVIFGFRFISRRNF
- a CDS encoding O-antigen ligase family protein; amino-acid sequence: MQFNFGLFVFFLIGIFLSFSRAAWGNCVLASACYFLFISNIPIKKRVITLLLCLIAGTFLLFYLGNTPLIANLLNERLGMQNYDTERFSTQKAAFEAGFSNLIGMGPGQSDENLEMSTHSLYARLFAENGLIGFLSFFVFFILSMLQALKRTLRSSYQVRGLYSIIFASLVGLIFNSLFIDTLHWRHFWLLLALAWCAEEEINEGMPEPIKIKGR
- a CDS encoding polysaccharide deacetylase family protein, whose translation is MEYVKEKQGCKTLIDHGTLIISLDFELYWGVQDVMSLEQYQDNLLGVRQAVPEMLKLFQEHEIHATWATVGKLFFETKSQLLSSQPLLKPNYENSTFSGYRLINKIGESEKEDPFHYAHSLIEQILLVPHQEIGTHTFSHYYCLEAGQTAGEFAADVKKAIEIGNEKKINIKSIAFPRNQVNQDYLTICRENGLTSYRGNEVFPIYNASPFIESQYTYKRILRLVDSYVNITGHHIYSLDTLDTEPIVNLPSSRFLRPYNPKLKMLEKLRLKRINNSITKAAKQNKMYHLWWHPHNFGVNLEENLQFLSKILTHFSRMKRNYGMKSYNMAEASAIIIDTFRKTEIIQ
- a CDS encoding YitT family protein: MTKLKILKRAIAICIGAVLMAVGLEIFLVPNSVIDGGITGISIMLSHITTLPLGLFIFVLNLPFFFIGKKQIGKTFAISTLFGIIILSIFTALFHPVPAFTENIFLATIFGGIVVGAGVGIVIRYGGALDGTEILAILFNKRLPFSVGEIIMIINVFILGIAGFVFSWDRSMYSIIAYVIATKTIDTVVKGFDESKSIWIITDKHKEVGEAILARLGRGVTYLNGQGAYTEDEKKVIFCIINRLEEAKLNTILEEIDERAFLAVGDIAEVRGGNFKKKNIH
- a CDS encoding DMT family transporter; amino-acid sequence: MNAHWSKVFIGAIFEVVWVMGLKHADTFLTWSGTIIAIILSFYLMIMAGKHLPVGTVYAVFVGLGTAGTVISEIIFFHEAFKLSKLLLIALLLIGVIGLKIFSSDTTQDRGNS
- a CDS encoding glycosyltransferase family 4 protein; the protein is MKIVQLITRMDEPGGAQIHVRDLAIRLKHIGHDVILFSGSAETAFPELQQQEITHTRVKHLIREIHLIYDMKALIELRRALKAMKPDLLALHSSKAGLIGRVAGWSLGIPTVLTAHGWAFTEGVSRKKRWIYSILEKFAGFISTGIVSVSHYDRQLAINNKVIAEKKIRVIQNGVPDIERRKLAAPHINPVNMIMVARFAEPKDYQTLVEVLSKLKTKEWKIHFVGEGPLKRDIELEVDKRGLSERVTFLGKRDDVPEILANSQIFILLSKWEGLPLSIIEAMRSGLPVIASNVGGVSELVQNGKSGFLIEKGDKEGLLEKITQLIDQPMLRKQFGQSGRMIYIENFTIERMVDDTLTFYQQVVSKI